A window of the Hordeum vulgare subsp. vulgare chromosome 5H, MorexV3_pseudomolecules_assembly, whole genome shotgun sequence genome harbors these coding sequences:
- the LOC123452741 gene encoding histone H1-like, with protein MSTDVAADVPAPEVEVAADPVVETTAEAAAGDAKPAKETKVKAAKAKKPSAPRKPRATPAHPTYAEMVSEAITALKERGGSSTIAIAKFVEDKHKAHLPANFRKMLSVQLKKLVASGKLTKVKASYKLSAAPAKRKPAAKKKPTAKKPKAKAPAKKAAAKSPAKKAAAKPKAKAPAKTKAAAKPKAAAKPKAKAPAKTKAAAKPKGRPAKAAKTSAKDAPGKKAPAAAAAPKKPAARKPPTKRSAPVKKSAPAKKAAPAKKAPAKKAKK; from the exons ATGTCGACCGACGTGGCTGCCGACGTTCCGGCCCCTGAGGTGGAGGTGGCCGCCGACCCCGTCGTGGAGACCACGGCTGAGGCCGCCGCCGGCGACGCGAAGCCGGCCAAGGAGACCAAGGTCAAGGCTGCCAAGGCCAAGAAGCCGTCCGCTCCTAGGAAGCCCCGCGCCACCCCCGCGCACCCCACCTACGCCGAG ATGGTGTCGGAGGCGATCACCGCGCTCAAGGAGAGGGGCGGGTCGAGCACCATCGCCATCGCCAAGTTCGTCGAGGACAAGCACAAGGCGCACCTCCCGGCCAACTTCCGCAAGATGCTGTCGGTGCAGCTCAAGAAGCTGGTCGCTTCTGGCAAGCTGACCAAGGTCAAGGCCTCCTACAAGCTGTCGGCCGCCCCGGCCAAGCGCAAGCCGGCGGCCAAGAAGAAGCCCACCGCcaagaagcccaaggccaaggcgCCAGCGAAGAAGGCCGCCGCCAAGTCACCCGCGAAGAAGGCCGCCGCCAAACCCAAGGCCAAGGCCCCAGCCAAGACCAAGGCCGCCGCGAAGCCGAAGGCAGCCGCCAAGCCCAAGGCCAAGGCCCCTGCCAAGACCAAGGCCGCAGCCAAGCCGAAGGGCCGCCCCGCCAAGGCGGCCAAGACCTCCGCCAAGGACGCGCCAGGGAAGAAggcgccggccgccgccgccgcccccaagaAGCCGGCAGCCAGGAAGCCGCCCACCAAGAGATCCGCACCGGTGAAGAAGTCCGCGCCCGCCAAGAAGGCGGCGCCGGCGAAGAAGGCCCCCGCCAAGAAGGCCAAGAAGTAG